One Sphingopyxis fribergensis genomic region harbors:
- a CDS encoding type II toxin-antitoxin system PemK/MazF family toxin, which produces MKQPEASGPPRRAPKPSPLTSSWTEPLPTDVIQYVYLWRAEKERGLEDGRKIRPCLVLSTFRARGQLRVITAPITTRNYDPGLSIAIPPRVTEHLGLDDRSRIVWNDLNEFTWVGPDVRGAADGSPFIGIMPEALWRRVLDNVISARINPTHRSE; this is translated from the coding sequence ATGAAGCAACCCGAAGCCTCCGGACCGCCACGGCGCGCCCCGAAGCCGTCGCCCTTAACGAGCTCATGGACTGAGCCGCTCCCCACTGACGTCATCCAGTACGTGTATCTCTGGCGCGCCGAAAAGGAGCGCGGGCTTGAGGACGGCCGCAAGATTCGGCCCTGCCTCGTTCTCAGCACGTTCCGGGCTCGGGGCCAGCTACGCGTCATCACCGCGCCGATAACGACGCGTAACTATGACCCTGGCCTCTCGATAGCGATCCCGCCCCGGGTGACGGAGCACCTGGGACTGGACGACCGTTCGCGGATCGTATGGAACGACCTCAACGAGTTCACCTGGGTTGGACCTGACGTACGAGGCGCAGCTGACGGCTCGCCCTTCATCGGCATCATGCCCGAGGCACTTTGGCGGCGGGTGCTCGATAATGTAATCAGCGCCCGCATCAATCCAACGCACCGCTCCGAATAG
- a CDS encoding DUF7673 family protein has translation MNVEILAHPELKSALNRLIDLARADTGQSARVTNFLLAWWDGDQWGNFPLTDLFGVDRDVAADMATVFAFLGQHGGAVYIDAFGDQYRGQMADLVDRWRPD, from the coding sequence ATGAATGTAGAAATTCTCGCTCACCCCGAGTTGAAGTCCGCGCTTAACCGCCTGATAGACCTTGCGCGCGCCGACACCGGCCAATCGGCCCGCGTCACGAATTTTCTCCTCGCATGGTGGGACGGCGACCAGTGGGGAAACTTCCCGCTGACTGACCTGTTCGGCGTTGACCGGGACGTTGCCGCTGACATGGCTACCGTCTTTGCGTTTCTCGGTCAGCATGGCGGGGCCGTCTACATCGATGCTTTCGGCGACCAGTATCGCGGTCAGATGGCCGATCTGGTCGACCGTTGGCGCCCCGACTAG
- a CDS encoding single-stranded DNA-binding protein: MKQKADFIITGRIGKIDAKEKVAHIDVATKYPYKDKDDNWKDRTVWNRVTLFKKQHERVTEIGVGDLVTFEGRVGQSSYERNGVRHYNVDLTVNDFTIERRKGEQATTTNDTPPAEDDDHVPF; the protein is encoded by the coding sequence ATGAAACAGAAAGCCGACTTCATCATCACTGGCCGTATCGGAAAGATCGACGCCAAGGAGAAGGTCGCGCACATCGATGTCGCCACCAAATATCCCTACAAGGACAAGGATGACAACTGGAAGGATCGCACCGTCTGGAACCGCGTCACGCTCTTCAAGAAACAGCATGAACGCGTAACAGAAATCGGCGTCGGCGACCTGGTGACCTTCGAAGGTCGCGTTGGACAGAGCAGCTACGAGCGGAACGGCGTTCGCCACTATAACGTGGACCTGACCGTCAACGACTTCACCATCGAGCGCCGGAAGGGCGAACAGGCGACGACCACGAACGATACGCCGCCCGCTGAAGACGACGATCACGTTCCCTTCTGA
- a CDS encoding type II toxin-antitoxin system Phd/YefM family antitoxin, with product MELPIEKVTSSEVSKRFGFYYDEAMTHPIGIERNGATRVVMLPASEYERLARLDHIAVTPEELSDEATRSLRTATARPEAVALNELMD from the coding sequence ATGGAACTGCCAATCGAAAAGGTCACTTCCAGTGAGGTTTCGAAGCGCTTCGGCTTCTATTACGACGAAGCCATGACGCACCCCATCGGGATCGAGCGCAACGGCGCCACCCGCGTCGTCATGTTGCCCGCGTCCGAATATGAACGCCTCGCGCGCCTCGACCATATCGCTGTCACGCCCGAGGAATTGAGTGATGAAGCAACCCGAAGCCTCCGGACCGCCACGGCGCGCCCCGAAGCCGTCGCCCTTAACGAGCTCATGGACTGA
- a CDS encoding SLOG family protein, which translates to MARFDNFADLAEHYASLTSADAFAGAFTSEIAASQLSIHDEPTADDLPDGDAARAVAAHVTGEIFNLFADTRLAPVAPRIAWGIVNSFHKVAQQLSRQEDDAARELGELARIMDPSEIHAVKVEETQRLCQSLHEAVAAICAMRDHAAEIYRVECGQPWSATTGSRTGRTLTASQIDARDFLAARAVEKREAHAPTGPVVVLSGGQDWTEHKALWDRLDAIKARIPAMTLVTTAQHKGADAIGAAWAAARGVPLVAFRLNRQLGNRAAFERNRSIQRLLPVEAVICEGSGVQINLAQNLRAAGVPLTIFKHADFAIRDQAHA; encoded by the coding sequence ATGGCCCGCTTCGATAACTTCGCCGACCTTGCAGAACATTACGCCAGCCTTACCAGCGCCGACGCCTTCGCGGGCGCTTTCACCAGCGAAATTGCCGCCAGCCAGCTTTCCATCCACGACGAACCCACGGCCGACGACTTGCCCGACGGCGATGCAGCGCGCGCCGTTGCTGCCCACGTCACCGGCGAGATTTTCAACCTCTTCGCCGATACGCGCCTTGCACCTGTCGCACCTCGCATCGCTTGGGGGATCGTCAACAGCTTCCACAAGGTGGCGCAGCAGCTTTCACGCCAAGAGGATGACGCCGCGCGCGAGCTTGGCGAGCTGGCGCGCATCATGGACCCTTCCGAAATCCACGCGGTGAAGGTCGAGGAGACGCAGCGCCTTTGCCAGTCGCTTCATGAAGCCGTCGCGGCGATCTGCGCGATGCGCGACCACGCCGCCGAGATTTACCGCGTCGAATGCGGCCAGCCTTGGTCCGCTACCACCGGCAGCCGAACGGGCCGCACCTTGACCGCCTCGCAGATCGACGCGCGCGACTTTCTCGCAGCGCGCGCGGTGGAAAAACGGGAAGCACACGCCCCGACTGGTCCGGTTGTCGTTTTGTCGGGCGGGCAGGACTGGACCGAGCATAAGGCGCTTTGGGATCGTCTGGACGCGATCAAGGCCCGCATTCCCGCGATGACGCTTGTCACGACTGCGCAGCACAAGGGCGCCGACGCCATCGGCGCCGCATGGGCCGCAGCGCGCGGGGTGCCGCTTGTCGCCTTCCGGCTCAATCGCCAGCTTGGCAACCGCGCCGCGTTCGAGCGTAACCGTTCTATTCAGCGATTGCTGCCAGTTGAAGCCGTTATTTGCGAAGGCAGCGGCGTCCAGATCAATCTCGCGCAGAATCTTCGCGCCGCTGGCGTCCCGCTCACCATCTTCAAACACGCAGATTTTGCGATCCGCGATCAGGCTCACGCCTGA
- a CDS encoding phospholipase D-like domain-containing protein — MKLPERLGRRPRKPFHSAITTTFAVEFAAVEEILLPQLRASGANNLLLVADDRMAAMALTDGSRLPVALGRDYALHSPPASDGIFHPKIILQLGRETGRAFVSSANATGAGLGGNVEIAIEIESGNEDGPEREILRAIWQYLNSLVSEEASPARDALRWARERAPWLEGPVGAPLKELDDGSAIGFLPSSTDRGISNQFVEWIGNEKVRKLLVVSPYWDSNLSALSELAAELSPKEIILPIDSEHHEFPAEAAFAKKVRLVDLNSPNSRFTHAKVFVALTKHHDHILFGSANCTTAALSSAGSNAEACVYRRLPAGTAVKALGLDRWIDADRLELSQLADREDLPEIPLAILEARRPGSFETDQGSLFWQPPIGDAGDGIIQLLDRAGALLDDIPAASFASAGSRLAVPITSELQQKLFFARIVRGEFVSTTAHVSHRQALRESRREAASGRVARALSQFTDGTDFELWMHEAFETLVRADFSQSKEGAAIASARPREPKEVGAAADPTNLSYEEFTEARPGSARGSGNGANSLAGTYTDSIRDFLNLLTGRSEPSADRDDDGWLDMGEETDDIDDVPDADVESAALASVNPEPVERRKIDAKEFEYYIWAYAEEIEDDGDAIGSAEVLRLRYWILLLLFKARCNDLPKGLDCSSAPQSWPRLVVRALVAFFGGKSPAISRLMMAREYSEMPVDFMECWVTSLWALDAIEALMPNNRANRDFLPYVSKLRVLMIKLLGLTAAELTGTTAADIRAGLDRSIGMRLGLLASADNIAATAAEDTMVGSERDGVE; from the coding sequence ATGAAACTACCTGAACGGTTGGGCCGTCGACCCCGCAAGCCTTTTCATAGTGCCATCACAACCACATTCGCGGTCGAATTCGCGGCGGTTGAAGAAATCCTGCTGCCGCAGCTTAGGGCCAGCGGCGCCAACAATCTTCTCTTGGTGGCCGACGATCGCATGGCGGCTATGGCGCTTACCGACGGCTCGAGATTGCCCGTCGCGCTCGGCCGCGATTACGCACTCCATAGCCCACCAGCGAGTGACGGCATCTTCCACCCGAAGATCATTCTGCAACTCGGTCGCGAAACGGGAAGGGCATTTGTCAGCTCGGCCAACGCCACCGGCGCCGGCCTCGGCGGAAACGTGGAAATCGCCATCGAGATCGAGTCTGGCAATGAAGATGGACCCGAACGTGAAATCCTACGCGCCATCTGGCAGTATCTGAACTCCTTAGTTTCAGAGGAAGCGTCGCCCGCACGAGATGCGCTGCGCTGGGCACGCGAACGGGCGCCGTGGCTGGAAGGGCCGGTCGGAGCGCCGCTCAAGGAACTCGACGACGGCTCTGCGATTGGCTTTCTTCCTTCATCAACCGATCGCGGAATTTCGAACCAGTTTGTGGAATGGATCGGCAACGAGAAGGTGCGGAAGCTGCTCGTTGTCAGCCCTTATTGGGATAGCAACCTCAGCGCCCTTTCTGAATTGGCGGCGGAGCTCTCGCCCAAAGAAATCATCCTTCCTATCGACAGCGAACACCACGAATTCCCCGCCGAAGCTGCCTTCGCAAAAAAGGTTCGGCTCGTAGATCTCAATTCCCCGAACTCGCGCTTCACTCATGCGAAAGTCTTCGTCGCGCTGACGAAGCATCATGACCATATCCTTTTTGGGAGCGCGAATTGCACGACTGCGGCGCTTAGTAGCGCCGGCAGCAACGCGGAGGCCTGCGTCTATCGGCGGCTGCCCGCGGGGACCGCAGTCAAAGCATTGGGCCTCGATCGCTGGATCGACGCTGATCGGCTTGAGCTTTCCCAATTGGCGGACCGCGAAGACCTGCCTGAAATCCCGCTGGCGATCTTGGAGGCGCGGCGTCCTGGCTCCTTTGAAACGGATCAAGGTTCCCTGTTCTGGCAGCCACCTATCGGCGATGCGGGAGACGGTATCATCCAGCTCCTAGACCGTGCCGGCGCACTGCTAGACGACATTCCAGCGGCGTCCTTTGCAAGCGCGGGCTCTCGACTAGCAGTGCCGATCACCTCGGAACTTCAGCAGAAGCTGTTCTTTGCGCGCATTGTCCGCGGCGAATTTGTGTCAACGACGGCCCATGTTTCGCACCGTCAGGCGCTGAGAGAAAGTCGCCGGGAAGCAGCCAGCGGCCGCGTTGCTCGTGCGCTTTCTCAATTCACCGATGGAACCGATTTTGAGCTATGGATGCACGAAGCATTCGAAACGCTGGTCCGGGCCGATTTCTCGCAGAGCAAAGAGGGTGCCGCGATCGCAAGCGCCCGCCCGCGAGAACCGAAAGAAGTCGGGGCGGCGGCGGACCCCACAAATCTCAGCTATGAGGAATTCACCGAAGCGCGCCCAGGCAGTGCGCGGGGGAGTGGGAACGGAGCCAATAGTCTCGCGGGCACCTACACCGACAGCATTCGCGATTTCCTCAATCTGTTGACCGGGCGCAGTGAGCCCAGCGCCGATCGCGACGATGACGGCTGGCTCGATATGGGCGAAGAAACGGATGATATAGATGACGTGCCGGATGCCGACGTCGAGTCCGCAGCGCTAGCTTCGGTCAACCCGGAACCCGTCGAGCGTCGGAAAATAGATGCCAAAGAGTTCGAATATTATATCTGGGCCTATGCAGAGGAAATCGAAGATGACGGGGATGCCATCGGATCAGCCGAGGTCCTCCGTCTTCGCTATTGGATCCTGCTCCTGCTCTTCAAGGCGCGCTGCAACGATCTCCCCAAGGGGCTCGATTGCTCGAGCGCACCCCAGTCATGGCCCCGACTGGTCGTACGGGCGCTCGTCGCATTCTTTGGCGGTAAATCGCCAGCTATCTCGCGGCTCATGATGGCACGAGAGTATAGCGAAATGCCGGTCGACTTTATGGAATGCTGGGTAACCTCGCTTTGGGCGCTCGACGCCATTGAAGCACTGATGCCGAACAATCGGGCAAATCGCGACTTCCTGCCATATGTCTCAAAACTTCGGGTGCTGATGATAAAACTGCTCGGCCTTACCGCTGCGGAACTAACTGGCACCACCGCCGCGGACATTCGCGCTGGCTTGGATCGCTCGATCGGAATGAGACTGGGGTTGCTGGCAAGCGCGGACAATATCGCGGCGACAGCGGCAGAAGACACCATGGTTGGTTCGGAAAGGGACGGAGTTGAATGA
- a CDS encoding GSU2403 family nucleotidyltransferase fold protein has translation MDTLRTFSDEQSRLLVNLRQRYEAWVVTERARAALPYDLRRKTVGEYEYLYQIHDRSGNGKSLGRMDAAREAEFQKYRQQKAELKERGALLSAKLAESAALYRALRLPLLSSDAGPILRECDRRDLLGSHLLVVGTNAIAAYMIEANGFILLPDETEDFDLAWVAAEQDNSEQTVWQMLKTVDPTFTINSERDFQARNARAYEVELLVAPSRAETLSDRDQPRPIPLEEQEWLLLGRPVDQVVGCRDGSPARIVAPDPRWFALHKLWMSEQAKRNPLKRPKDRKQGLALLDAVVEAMPHYPLDEAFEAAIPPDLQEIFENWQKNTTAGRKSNW, from the coding sequence ATGGACACCCTTCGCACCTTCAGCGATGAGCAATCCCGGCTTCTCGTCAACCTCCGGCAACGATATGAAGCCTGGGTCGTAACCGAACGCGCCCGGGCCGCGCTGCCTTATGATTTGCGCCGCAAGACAGTGGGCGAATATGAATATCTCTATCAGATCCATGATCGCAGCGGAAACGGCAAGTCGCTCGGTCGCATGGACGCTGCGCGGGAAGCCGAGTTCCAAAAATATCGCCAGCAAAAGGCGGAGCTGAAAGAACGTGGCGCACTACTGAGCGCCAAACTTGCCGAAAGCGCCGCTCTGTACCGGGCTCTGCGACTTCCCCTGCTTTCCAGCGATGCCGGTCCCATTCTTCGAGAATGCGATCGTCGCGATCTTCTTGGCTCGCACCTCCTCGTCGTCGGCACCAACGCGATCGCGGCCTATATGATAGAGGCCAATGGCTTCATTCTCTTGCCCGACGAAACCGAAGACTTCGATCTCGCCTGGGTCGCCGCCGAGCAAGACAATTCCGAACAAACCGTCTGGCAGATGCTGAAGACCGTCGACCCGACCTTCACAATCAACAGCGAGCGTGATTTCCAAGCACGGAATGCCCGGGCGTATGAGGTCGAGCTGCTCGTAGCGCCGTCTCGTGCCGAAACACTGAGCGACCGCGATCAACCGCGGCCGATTCCTTTGGAAGAGCAGGAGTGGCTGCTGCTTGGTCGACCGGTCGATCAAGTCGTCGGCTGCCGCGATGGGTCCCCTGCCCGGATCGTAGCGCCGGACCCTCGATGGTTTGCGCTCCACAAACTCTGGATGTCAGAGCAGGCCAAGCGCAACCCTCTTAAGCGTCCGAAGGACCGTAAGCAGGGGCTGGCGCTGCTCGACGCCGTCGTCGAGGCCATGCCACATTATCCGCTCGATGAGGCATTCGAAGCGGCGATCCCGCCCGATTTGCAAGAAATTTTCGAGAATTGGCAGAAAAATACCACGGCTGGACGCAAGTCCAATTGGTGA
- a CDS encoding type IV secretion system DNA-binding domain-containing protein, with amino-acid sequence MLTGTTGTGKTTLIRQLVAQAIERGDRCVLFDLTGHYMEAFYDPDRDHVLNLNDARCESWSLFNDCESRSEFVNAATALIPADHGSDGGFWEKAARTLFVEMCDNLKKKGKGTNRHLSDELLKASLKKIYESLKGTVADPLISPDAAKMAQSIRAVLNAHAESIRFLPDNGEPFSIKNWVERDDGKASILFITARYADLDMSKSLLTLWMNIAINTIMTLPHSRQLRTWYIFDELAALHKLPALERGLQTARSFGGAFVLGLHNFAGLRAPYGEDGARNIISLTNTKIMLRTTDRDTAEECSRLIGFRKVRTMDESYSYGAHQTRDASTISPTTKEEALVIADDITSLPNLNAYVRFPEKFPATLVSFPYVGFSPVAEGFIKAPAPPELEPIVEDDSEGDGEEGGGQDIANDRPEPGTTLAAEWSGRPEAADLQEGRGIRARDVLDVGRGSSDSRSDLIGEPVNLHPAGSLAKRSIDDVAPNGAIPRNAATGSSGRQDALSYKERLRGAKDPTEERSGELARRESRMDFGESEHRRAGGAELGADGMARGSDDLGMDMD; translated from the coding sequence ATGCTCACGGGCACGACAGGCACGGGCAAGACCACGCTCATTCGCCAGCTCGTGGCGCAAGCGATAGAGCGGGGCGACCGGTGCGTGCTATTCGATCTTACCGGCCATTATATGGAAGCGTTCTACGACCCCGATCGGGACCATGTTCTGAACCTTAATGACGCGCGCTGCGAGTCATGGTCGCTGTTCAATGATTGCGAATCTCGCAGTGAATTCGTGAACGCCGCGACAGCACTTATTCCCGCCGACCATGGATCGGACGGAGGCTTTTGGGAGAAGGCCGCGCGTACCCTGTTTGTCGAAATGTGCGATAATCTGAAGAAGAAGGGGAAGGGAACGAACCGGCACCTCTCAGATGAACTGTTGAAGGCGAGCCTCAAGAAGATCTACGAAAGCCTAAAGGGCACGGTTGCCGATCCGCTCATTTCTCCCGACGCGGCAAAGATGGCGCAATCGATCCGGGCCGTGCTCAACGCCCATGCTGAAAGCATCCGCTTTCTGCCCGATAACGGTGAGCCGTTCTCCATCAAGAATTGGGTCGAACGCGACGATGGTAAAGCGTCGATCCTGTTCATCACGGCGCGATATGCCGATCTCGATATGTCGAAGTCGCTGCTGACGCTTTGGATGAATATCGCGATCAATACGATCATGACGCTCCCCCATTCGCGCCAACTTCGGACCTGGTACATCTTCGACGAATTGGCGGCGCTCCACAAGTTGCCGGCTCTTGAGCGCGGGCTTCAGACAGCACGCAGTTTCGGCGGCGCGTTCGTTCTTGGGCTCCACAATTTTGCCGGGCTCCGGGCCCCATATGGTGAGGATGGCGCCCGCAATATCATCAGTTTGACCAACACGAAGATCATGCTTCGCACCACCGATCGGGATACGGCCGAGGAATGCTCGCGCCTGATCGGGTTTCGCAAAGTTCGTACAATGGACGAATCCTACAGCTACGGCGCGCACCAAACTCGCGACGCGTCGACGATCTCGCCGACGACCAAAGAGGAAGCGCTGGTGATCGCCGATGACATCACCAGCCTTCCCAATCTCAACGCCTATGTTCGGTTTCCCGAGAAGTTTCCTGCGACTTTAGTGTCGTTCCCCTATGTCGGCTTTTCGCCGGTTGCCGAAGGGTTCATCAAGGCTCCGGCGCCGCCCGAGCTGGAGCCGATCGTAGAGGACGATAGTGAAGGCGATGGGGAAGAGGGGGGCGGTCAGGACATCGCGAACGACCGTCCCGAACCCGGAACCACTTTGGCGGCGGAATGGAGCGGCCGTCCCGAAGCCGCAGACCTGCAGGAGGGGCGCGGGATCCGCGCGCGCGACGTACTGGATGTTGGTCGTGGGAGTTCGGATAGTCGGTCGGATCTGATCGGGGAGCCAGTCAATCTGCATCCCGCCGGTTCATTGGCCAAGCGGTCGATCGACGACGTTGCGCCGAATGGTGCCATCCCTCGCAATGCGGCCACCGGCAGTAGCGGCCGGCAGGATGCGCTTTCCTATAAGGAGCGGCTTCGCGGCGCCAAGGATCCGACTGAAGAGCGAAGTGGCGAACTGGCCCGCCGCGAATCCCGGATGGACTTCGGGGAGAGTGAGCATCGCCGCGCCGGCGGTGCCGAGCTCGGCGCTGACGGCATGGCCCGCGGCAGCGACGACCTCGGCATGGACATGGATTGA
- the mobF gene encoding MobF family relaxase, protein MTVSIGKVHSAGGAAAYFAADNYYTAEQSEAVSAWAGEGSKDLGLSGTVDTATFERILNGELPDGKQIGDPATRVSGRDFTFSMPKSASLLALVSGDKRILAAHMETVKQTMAWAEKNLAEARVHVDGKDVAVRTGNLVYALFPHDTSRATDPQSHIHAVIANLSRLPERFRNPDRVDEKTGEDIRDDGWRAWHNGTMYKASATLTSMANAILREKVEALGYKTEITGKHGAFELLGPNGEKINKEALDGFSKRGNDIKAKAEELGVHSPEGRRAITQRTRDPKMDAGDRAELAERWRAEARDYRYNGDQIYAMALERSRDRSSPIERGILAVSTAIRDSRDRLVDYLKRPEDPLVDSGLAKLTRTPATARTQYATASAIRILGEREAVFSTADVIKTAVDLGEKGVTPERIERRIAELVEKGEIVPETSQRLDKAIDMITTREAIEQERRILKAMDTGAGEARPLMSADVARDRLQELAVPRELNTEQLAAAIQIVSSPDRIVLVQGRAGAGKSTMLQPVAKAEAIDATARLIGAEDAKSILLTADMRGDAQALAFQNKMVADLRTDTGMEARTVDSFIYSNEKFLNGEASAEAFAARKADLAGTYLILDEASMISNERMDKLTAIANLMEVGRLAIIGDRKQLNPIDAGKSFSVMQARAIQDQLPVSEVNINMRQKTEDMRLVADLADAGNVRGAIAILRDRVIESKTRIADAAGAWLALPADERNKTTLLPSSRDGRAEANQIIQEGLKAEGTLKGDGRVFNVRETLQLTREEYRYARNWKAAQFLEVGSRDNGLGLPKGDYYIERVFENGRVELRDMRGRKHRVEPSKIDPGGKLNRLKLSNEKRIEVHEGERIRWTDSDKRDGRGMINATIASIEKVDRDGIVVKLADGEVRELKNADPMLKRMDLAYAINTHMAQGITNEAVFSVMGAGETNLSNARAFLVNHTRQQMDVRLFTDDKVKLIRQLESNRGDKTSALEAIGELAVERILSGKDGVRDTSTGEEADKPTLADLERKLDLGNSLDVAAAATAEKPETKETDMGGPSPAEGKGAGRPVAPAPREEPQLDRSKGLEL, encoded by the coding sequence ATGACGGTTTCGATCGGCAAAGTGCATTCCGCGGGAGGGGCCGCGGCCTACTTCGCGGCGGACAATTATTATACGGCCGAACAGTCGGAAGCCGTGTCAGCCTGGGCGGGGGAGGGGTCGAAGGATCTCGGACTGTCTGGGACCGTCGATACCGCCACGTTCGAACGCATCCTGAACGGCGAGCTGCCTGACGGAAAGCAGATCGGCGATCCAGCGACACGCGTCAGCGGTCGCGACTTCACATTTTCGATGCCGAAGTCAGCCTCGCTCCTTGCGCTGGTTTCGGGCGACAAGCGGATCCTCGCCGCGCATATGGAAACAGTCAAACAGACGATGGCCTGGGCAGAGAAGAACCTCGCCGAAGCTCGCGTTCATGTTGACGGCAAGGATGTCGCTGTCCGCACCGGCAACCTGGTCTACGCGCTATTTCCGCATGACACGAGCCGGGCCACCGACCCGCAGAGCCATATCCATGCCGTCATCGCCAATCTGTCCCGGCTTCCCGAGCGATTCCGGAATCCCGATCGCGTCGACGAAAAGACCGGCGAAGACATCCGCGACGATGGCTGGCGCGCCTGGCACAACGGGACGATGTACAAGGCCAGCGCAACGCTCACCTCGATGGCAAACGCCATCCTCCGTGAGAAAGTCGAGGCGCTGGGCTATAAAACCGAGATCACGGGTAAACATGGCGCTTTCGAGCTTCTTGGCCCCAATGGGGAGAAGATCAACAAGGAAGCTCTCGATGGCTTCTCCAAGCGCGGTAACGACATAAAGGCAAAGGCCGAGGAGCTCGGCGTACATAGTCCGGAAGGCCGACGCGCCATCACGCAGCGCACGCGCGATCCGAAGATGGATGCCGGCGATCGCGCGGAACTTGCCGAGCGTTGGCGCGCCGAGGCGCGAGACTATCGCTACAATGGCGACCAGATTTACGCCATGGCTCTCGAGAGGTCGCGGGATCGCAGCTCTCCGATCGAACGCGGAATATTGGCCGTCAGCACCGCCATTCGGGATAGTCGCGACCGCCTTGTCGACTATCTGAAGCGGCCCGAGGATCCATTGGTCGATTCCGGCCTCGCCAAACTGACACGCACGCCGGCGACCGCCCGAACCCAATATGCAACCGCGAGCGCCATTCGCATTTTGGGCGAACGCGAAGCCGTCTTCAGCACGGCCGACGTCATAAAGACGGCTGTGGATCTTGGCGAGAAGGGTGTGACGCCCGAACGCATCGAGCGCCGGATCGCCGAGCTCGTCGAAAAGGGCGAGATCGTCCCCGAAACTTCGCAACGGCTCGACAAAGCGATCGACATGATCACGACGCGGGAGGCGATCGAGCAAGAGCGCCGCATATTGAAGGCGATGGACACAGGCGCCGGTGAAGCGCGCCCGCTCATGTCGGCCGACGTCGCTCGCGACCGTCTGCAGGAGCTCGCGGTCCCGCGCGAGCTCAACACCGAACAGCTCGCGGCCGCGATCCAGATCGTCTCATCTCCAGACCGCATCGTGCTCGTCCAGGGCCGTGCCGGCGCGGGCAAGTCGACCATGCTTCAGCCCGTCGCCAAGGCTGAGGCCATCGATGCCACAGCGCGATTGATAGGCGCCGAAGACGCCAAATCGATCCTGCTAACCGCCGATATGCGCGGCGATGCGCAGGCCCTCGCTTTCCAGAACAAGATGGTCGCGGATCTGAGAACAGACACCGGAATGGAAGCGCGCACCGTCGACAGCTTCATCTATTCGAACGAGAAGTTTCTGAATGGCGAGGCGTCGGCCGAAGCCTTCGCCGCGCGTAAGGCCGACCTCGCCGGCACCTATCTTATCCTCGACGAAGCATCGATGATCTCGAACGAGCGGATGGACAAGCTAACCGCGATCGCGAACCTGATGGAGGTCGGCCGCCTCGCCATCATCGGCGACCGCAAACAGCTCAACCCGATCGACGCGGGCAAGAGTTTCTCGGTCATGCAGGCGCGCGCCATCCAGGACCAGCTTCCGGTCAGCGAGGTCAACATAAACATGCGCCAGAAAACCGAAGACATGCGCTTGGTTGCCGATCTCGCCGATGCCGGCAACGTGCGCGGCGCGATCGCGATCCTGCGGGATCGCGTCATCGAGAGCAAAACCCGGATCGCCGACGCCGCCGGCGCCTGGCTCGCGCTGCCGGCAGACGAGCGGAACAAGACCACGCTCCTGCCTTCGAGCCGCGATGGACGTGCGGAGGCCAACCAGATCATTCAGGAGGGGCTGAAAGCCGAAGGCACGCTGAAAGGGGACGGGCGCGTATTCAATGTTCGAGAGACTCTGCAGCTCACCCGCGAGGAGTATCGCTACGCCCGCAACTGGAAGGCAGCGCAGTTCCTCGAAGTCGGGAGTCGCGATAATGGGCTAGGTCTACCGAAGGGCGATTATTATATCGAGCGCGTCTTCGAAAACGGCCGCGTCGAACTCCGCGACATGCGCGGGCGCAAGCACCGTGTCGAACCGTCCAAGATCGACCCTGGCGGCAAGCTTAATCGTCTGAAGCTCAGCAACGAAAAGCGCATCGAGGTTCACGAGGGCGAGCGCATCCGCTGGACTGACAGTGATAAGCGCGATGGACGCGGCATGATCAACGCGACGATCGCCAGCATCGAAAAGGTCGACCGGGACGGAATCGTTGTGAAACTCGCCGACGGCGAGGTCCGCGAGCTGAAGAACGCCGACCCGATGCTCAAGCGCATGGATCTCGCCTATGCGATCAACACGCATATGGCACAGGGCATCACGAACGAGGCCGTATTCTCGGTTATGGGAGCGGGCGAGACGAACCTATCCAACGCTCGCGCCTTTCTCGTCAATCATACGCGGCAGCAAATGGATGTCAGGCTGTTCACCGACGACAAGGTCAAACTGATACGTCAGCTCGAGAGCAACCGCGGCGACAAGACCTCCGCACTCGAGGCGATCGGCGAGCTGGCGGTGGAACGCATCCTGTCTGGTAAAGACGGGGTACGCGACACATCGACCGGGGAGGAGGCGGACAAGCCGACTCTCGCTGACCTCGAGCGCAAACTCGATCTCGGCAACAGCCTTGATGTCGCTGCCGCCGCCACAGCGGAAAAACCCGAAACCAAGGAGACGGATATGGGCGGTCCCAGCCCCGCCGAAGGAAAGGGTGCCGGAAGGCCCGTGGCTCCAGCGCCGCGCGAAGAGCCTCAACTCGATCGGTCGAAAGGGCTTGAGCTGTAA